In the Leptotrichia sp. oral taxon 212 genome, one interval contains:
- a CDS encoding glycosyltransferase produces MSVWMDLTNTMRTWKGGCVGIVRAELEIAKNLKKKNPEIRFCVSEEIGFSEIKSEELEWLWNSDSVSDAYIKHFNRNNKNDEFKIPEGLKKAINTSPARIERVKILKKLVNSKLHGIKKLIAMVITNSIYIPLKIISKFNNEFRNSLSNKKESCEFIHPFKENDIIFSCGWYTSNKEYQYSRLKSSLQNIKLIYLVYDLVLVKKGLKHLYDGQKIFSKYLTWISTNCDYIFYGGETAKKDAEEFFKENKLPIKKGFPVKFGSNIIRSTGSCSKEDVLKKYSISNDYILAVGSIDPKKNYMTIYRAYKLMLQSLPEEKIPQLVIVGGHPTGLTGEFIENDTELSKKITLITPSDEELDVIYRNCKFTILPTVYEGWSLTLPESLSYGKFCLCSDVAPLREIAGELSDYVETMDSVEWMNKILYYNENNEILKSYSEKIEKNWKSITWKDCGQKVNEYLLQIADENLKYNGKIYYDLTLIWHSIFSKSNVSGILRTQLQLAKNLISEINNIEYIVLLDDKYIILDKYSINQLFSSKSIEEGFKELSHQIKWLTTQKSSAIYEKKKMLSRNEKFGEAIWLMVSLFPSKIQKMMVKHIDKIKEKKEYK; encoded by the coding sequence GTGTCAGTTTGGATGGATTTGACAAATACAATGCGTACCTGGAAAGGAGGATGCGTTGGAATTGTAAGAGCTGAATTAGAAATAGCTAAAAACTTAAAAAAGAAAAATCCTGAAATTCGTTTTTGTGTAAGTGAAGAGATAGGATTTTCTGAAATAAAATCAGAAGAATTAGAATGGTTATGGAATTCTGACAGTGTATCAGATGCATATATTAAGCATTTTAATAGAAATAATAAAAATGATGAATTTAAAATACCGGAAGGATTAAAAAAAGCAATAAATACTTCACCAGCTAGAATAGAACGAGTAAAAATTTTAAAAAAGCTGGTGAATTCTAAGTTGCATGGAATAAAAAAACTGATAGCAATGGTTATTACGAATTCGATTTATATACCATTAAAAATAATTTCAAAATTTAATAATGAATTTCGTAATAGTTTATCTAATAAAAAAGAAAGTTGTGAATTTATCCATCCTTTTAAAGAAAATGATATAATTTTTTCTTGTGGCTGGTATACAAGTAATAAAGAATATCAATATTCAAGATTAAAATCATCATTGCAGAATATAAAATTAATTTATTTAGTTTATGATTTAGTATTAGTAAAAAAAGGCTTAAAACATCTTTATGATGGTCAAAAAATCTTTTCAAAATATCTGACATGGATTTCCACAAACTGTGATTATATTTTTTATGGTGGAGAAACTGCTAAAAAAGATGCGGAAGAGTTTTTTAAGGAAAATAAATTACCAATAAAAAAAGGTTTTCCTGTAAAATTTGGTTCTAACATAATAAGAAGTACTGGTAGTTGTTCAAAAGAAGATGTTTTAAAGAAATATAGTATATCGAATGATTATATTTTAGCAGTAGGTTCAATAGATCCGAAAAAAAATTATATGACAATATATAGGGCGTACAAACTAATGTTACAATCATTGCCTGAAGAAAAAATACCGCAACTGGTAATTGTTGGAGGTCATCCAACTGGACTGACAGGAGAGTTTATAGAAAATGATACAGAGCTATCTAAAAAAATAACATTAATAACACCTTCAGATGAAGAATTAGATGTTATCTATAGAAATTGTAAATTTACTATATTACCAACTGTTTATGAAGGATGGAGCCTGACATTACCTGAGTCTTTAAGTTATGGTAAATTTTGTTTATGTTCAGATGTTGCACCTCTAAGAGAAATAGCAGGTGAATTGTCAGATTATGTTGAAACAATGGATTCAGTAGAGTGGATGAATAAAATATTGTATTATAATGAGAATAATGAGATATTAAAATCCTATTCTGAAAAAATAGAAAAAAATTGGAAATCAATAACTTGGAAAGATTGCGGTCAAAAAGTAAATGAATATTTATTGCAAATAGCTGATGAAAATTTAAAATATAATGGAAAAATTTATTATGACTTGACTTTAATATGGCATTCAATTTTTTCAAAATCTAATGTAAGCGGGATATTAAGAACGCAGTTACAATTAGCTAAAAATTTAATCAGTGAAATAAATAATATAGAGTACATTGTACTATTGGATGATAAGTACATAATTTTAGATAAATACTCAATAAATCAATTATTTTCGAGTAAATCTATAGAAGAAGGTTTTAAGGAGTTGAGTCATCAAATTAAATGGTTAACAACTCAAAAATCGTCAGCAATTTATGAAAAGAAAAAAATGTTATCACGAAACGAAAAATTCGGAGAAGCAATATGGCTGATGGTTAGTCTATTTCCTTCAAAAATTCAAAAAATGATGGTAAAGCATATAGATAAAATAAAAGAAAAAAAGGAATACAAATAA
- a CDS encoding exopolysaccharide biosynthesis polyprenyl glycosylphosphotransferase, translating to MKLNKKNGIKIIYILILLILYSFLLKKYDYTIRYLTNFLFIIFIFVNFIFGQLDFYAERFRLKDIFINFGIDFIFSAMIFLFLKDWDIFIIFFIIFLFQTIFRRIACLKYVKKSNVLIFGSNHIANNVQEDLINDLDYNYVGYISNNKSRATKYLLGNYDEMEKIIEEKEINTLVIVKDIKNPSFKNYLKRLFDLKINGLKVLSYKEFNESIQKKIDIEQINEEWLLESNGFDILNNESQRNIKRGLDLIIAIILMVLTSPIALVAAIIIKIESKGPVIFKQLRIGENGKKFKIYKFRSMKIHDEKKYPKYTLDNDDRITKFGKFMRKTRIDELPQLFCIMKGTMSFVGPRPEWDLLVEEYKEKIPYYNLRHMIKPGITGWAQVMYPYGESVEDAKRKLEYDLYYLKHQDLILDVLTIMKTAKIVIFGKGK from the coding sequence ATGAAATTAAACAAAAAAAATGGAATAAAGATAATTTATATATTGATTTTATTGATACTGTATAGTTTTTTATTGAAAAAATATGATTACACAATAAGATATTTAACAAACTTTTTATTTATAATTTTTATATTTGTAAATTTTATTTTTGGACAACTGGATTTTTATGCAGAAAGATTTAGACTGAAAGATATATTTATAAATTTTGGAATAGATTTTATTTTTTCTGCTATGATATTTTTGTTTTTAAAAGATTGGGATATCTTTATAATCTTCTTTATAATTTTTTTATTTCAGACTATATTCAGAAGGATAGCATGTTTAAAGTACGTAAAAAAGAGTAACGTCCTTATATTTGGTTCAAACCATATTGCGAATAATGTTCAGGAAGATTTAATTAATGATCTGGACTATAATTATGTCGGATATATTTCCAACAATAAAAGCAGAGCAACAAAATATCTTCTAGGTAATTATGATGAAATGGAAAAAATTATAGAAGAAAAAGAGATAAATACATTGGTAATAGTCAAAGATATAAAAAATCCTTCTTTTAAAAATTATTTAAAAAGACTGTTTGATTTGAAAATAAATGGTTTGAAAGTTTTGAGCTACAAGGAATTTAATGAGAGCATACAGAAAAAAATAGATATTGAACAAATTAATGAAGAATGGTTACTGGAGTCAAATGGCTTTGATATACTGAATAATGAAAGTCAGAGGAATATAAAGAGAGGTCTGGATTTGATAATTGCAATTATACTGATGGTGCTCACAAGTCCAATTGCATTAGTAGCTGCAATAATAATCAAGATTGAATCTAAGGGACCTGTAATATTTAAGCAGCTCCGTATAGGGGAAAATGGTAAGAAATTTAAAATATATAAATTTAGAAGCATGAAAATTCATGATGAAAAAAAATATCCTAAATATACTTTGGATAACGATGACAGAATAACAAAATTTGGAAAGTTTATGAGAAAAACAAGAATAGACGAATTACCACAGCTTTTCTGTATTATGAAGGGAACGATGAGTTTTGTCGGTCCACGACCTGAATGGGATCTTCTCGTTGAAGAATATAAGGAAAAAATACCATATTACAATCTTAGGCATATGATAAAACCTGGAATTACAGGATGGGCTCAGGTTATGTATCCTTATGGTGAGAGTGTAGAGGATGCGAAAAGAAAACTGGAATATGATTTGTACTATTTAAAACATCAGGATTTGATACTTGATGTACTGACTATAATGAAGACTGCCAAAATTGTTATTTTTGGTAAGGGAAAATAG
- a CDS encoding NAD(P)-dependent oxidoreductase, translating into MRKKRVLITGASGFIGQFVLKEMLKNEDIDFFAIDTRKIPNISIEKQELISLLDKEKLMEIIKRYKPNVIIHLAAIALVTHDNVGEIYNVNVQGTENLLEVTQEYCDKGTRVILASTAGVYGNQKVEKYKEDLPYNPANNYSYSKMITEYLGKRYKDDLEIVTIRPFNIIGVGQSENFLIPKLVEHFANRKEKLSVGNISSFRDYVDVEYCAEVIMELVLREKIDFDILNICSGIPTSGEMILQLLQEMTSFKPEIEISKNFVRKNEVWRMIGDTTRLSEFMNGKKSQSVKDILLKMLDYYKNK; encoded by the coding sequence ATGAGAAAAAAAAGAGTTTTAATAACAGGTGCATCAGGATTTATAGGACAGTTTGTATTGAAAGAAATGTTAAAAAATGAAGATATAGATTTTTTTGCTATTGATACTAGAAAAATTCCTAATATCAGTATAGAAAAACAGGAATTAATTTCACTTTTAGATAAAGAGAAATTAATGGAAATTATAAAAAGATATAAACCAAATGTCATCATACATTTAGCAGCAATTGCACTAGTTACTCACGATAATGTAGGGGAAATTTATAATGTAAACGTACAAGGAACTGAGAATTTATTAGAAGTAACTCAAGAATACTGTGACAAGGGAACTAGAGTAATTTTAGCAAGTACAGCAGGGGTTTATGGAAATCAAAAAGTAGAAAAATACAAAGAAGATCTTCCTTATAATCCTGCTAATAATTATTCATACAGTAAAATGATTACAGAATATCTAGGAAAAAGATACAAAGATGACTTAGAAATTGTGACAATAAGACCATTTAATATAATAGGAGTTGGTCAAAGTGAAAATTTTTTAATTCCTAAATTAGTAGAACATTTTGCTAACAGGAAAGAAAAACTTTCTGTTGGAAACATATCATCTTTTAGAGATTATGTAGATGTTGAATATTGTGCAGAAGTTATAATGGAACTAGTATTGAGAGAAAAAATAGATTTTGATATTCTTAATATCTGCTCAGGGATTCCAACAAGTGGTGAAATGATATTGCAATTACTCCAAGAAATGACATCATTTAAACCTGAAATTGAAATATCAAAAAATTTTGTTAGAAAAAATGAAGTTTGGAGAATGATAGGGGATACAACGAGATTATCAGAATTCATGAATGGTAAAAAATCTCAAAGTGTAAAAGATATATTATTAAAAATGTTAGATTATTATAAAAATAAATAA
- a CDS encoding mannose-1-phosphate guanylyltransferase, with product MISVVIMAGGKGERFWPKSRVNMPKQFLSLTDDGKSMIQHTVERLKDIVEFENIYVVTNELYKGLVSDHIPSIPKENIIVEPVAKNTAPCIGLAAIHIAKKNPDSKMIVLPADHLIKFNEIFTDTLKTALDVVENGDNLATIGITPNYPETGYGYINFKRGDSLPSIKNVYEVLKFEEKPNIEKAKEYLASGQYLWNSGMFVWKTSTILNNFKEHLPKIYKGLKVIEKSIGTDEYEEVLKEEFVKLPSESIDYGIMEKAKNIYVVPGNFGWDDVGSWLSLERIKKSNQDGNVISGNVISIKTKNTVVQGSDKLIATIGLEDMIIVDTEDAILICNKDNTQEVKEVINNLKICNRTEYL from the coding sequence ATGATTTCAGTAGTGATAATGGCAGGAGGAAAAGGAGAAAGATTCTGGCCTAAAAGCAGGGTAAATATGCCAAAGCAATTTTTATCTTTAACTGATGATGGAAAATCTATGATTCAGCATACAGTGGAAAGATTAAAAGATATAGTTGAATTTGAAAATATTTATGTTGTTACAAATGAACTATACAAAGGTTTAGTAAGTGACCATATACCAAGTATCCCTAAAGAAAATATAATTGTAGAACCTGTAGCTAAAAACACAGCTCCTTGTATTGGATTGGCAGCAATTCATATTGCTAAAAAAAATCCTGATTCAAAGATGATAGTTTTACCAGCGGATCACTTGATAAAATTTAATGAGATATTTACAGATACTTTAAAGACAGCTTTAGATGTAGTGGAAAATGGAGATAATCTGGCAACAATAGGAATTACACCTAATTATCCTGAAACAGGATATGGGTATATTAATTTTAAAAGGGGAGATTCCCTACCGTCTATAAAAAATGTCTATGAAGTGCTGAAATTTGAAGAGAAGCCAAATATTGAAAAAGCAAAGGAATATTTAGCTTCAGGACAATATTTATGGAATAGTGGAATGTTTGTATGGAAAACATCGACAATTTTAAATAATTTCAAGGAGCATTTACCCAAGATTTATAAGGGATTAAAAGTAATTGAAAAATCAATAGGAACTGATGAATATGAAGAAGTACTGAAGGAAGAGTTTGTGAAATTACCTTCAGAATCTATAGATTACGGAATAATGGAAAAAGCAAAGAATATATATGTTGTTCCAGGAAACTTTGGATGGGATGATGTTGGAAGCTGGTTGTCATTAGAAAGAATTAAGAAAAGTAATCAGGATGGAAATGTCATAAGTGGAAATGTTATAAGTATAAAAACAAAAAATACTGTAGTTCAAGGATCAGATAAATTAATAGCTACAATAGGATTAGAAGATATGATAATAGTGGACACTGAAGATGCAATTTTAATTTGTAATAAGGATAATACGCAGGAAGTGAAGGAAGTAATTAATAATTTGAAAATATGTAATAGAACAGAGTATCTGTAG
- the gmd gene encoding GDP-mannose 4,6-dehydratase encodes MKRALITGITGQDGSYLAELLLEKGYEVYGLIRRKSVTTFGNIEHRKNDIKFIYADMTDLVSLVNAMKISQADEVYNLAAQSFVGTSWEQPGATADIDGIGALNMLEAIRTVKPEARFYQASTSEMFGLVQAIPQNEDTPFYPRSPYGVAKLYGHWITKNYRESYDMYACSGILFNHESERRGKEFVTRKITDAVARIKLGVQDVLELGNLDAKRDWGHAKDYVRAMWLMLQQNKADDYVVATNETRTVREFVERAFKYVDMDIIWEGKDEKEIGKDSKTGKTVVRVNPKFFRPAEVDILIGNPAKAEATLGWKREIPFTELVERMVKNDLELVGKEIKLNSY; translated from the coding sequence ATGAAAAGAGCTTTAATAACAGGAATAACAGGACAGGACGGTTCTTATTTAGCAGAATTATTATTGGAAAAAGGATATGAAGTATACGGATTAATTAGAAGAAAAAGTGTGACTACTTTTGGGAATATTGAACATAGAAAAAATGATATAAAATTTATATATGCGGATATGACAGACTTAGTTTCGCTGGTGAATGCGATGAAAATTTCTCAAGCGGATGAAGTGTATAATTTAGCAGCACAGTCATTTGTCGGAACTTCATGGGAACAACCAGGAGCAACAGCTGATATTGATGGTATTGGTGCATTGAATATGTTAGAGGCTATTAGAACAGTGAAACCGGAAGCGCGATTTTATCAGGCATCTACAAGTGAAATGTTTGGATTAGTTCAGGCAATTCCTCAAAATGAAGATACACCTTTTTATCCTAGAAGTCCATATGGGGTAGCAAAACTTTACGGGCACTGGATAACAAAAAATTACAGAGAGAGTTATGACATGTATGCATGCTCAGGAATATTGTTTAACCATGAATCTGAAAGAAGAGGAAAAGAATTTGTTACTAGAAAGATAACGGATGCAGTAGCCAGAATAAAATTAGGTGTACAGGATGTACTAGAACTTGGAAATCTGGATGCAAAAAGAGACTGGGGACATGCAAAAGATTATGTAAGAGCAATGTGGCTCATGCTTCAGCAAAATAAGGCAGATGATTATGTAGTTGCGACAAATGAAACTAGAACGGTCAGAGAATTTGTAGAAAGAGCATTTAAATATGTGGACATGGATATTATCTGGGAAGGAAAAGATGAAAAAGAAATAGGGAAAGATTCTAAAACGGGAAAGACAGTAGTAAGAGTAAATCCTAAATTCTTTAGACCTGCAGAAGTTGATATCTTAATTGGAAATCCTGCAAAAGCTGAAGCGACATTAGGATGGAAAAGAGAAATACCATTTACTGAATTAGTTGAAAGAATGGTTAAAAATGATTTAGAATTAGTTGGAAAAGAAATAAAATTGAATAGTTATTAG